From the Girardinichthys multiradiatus isolate DD_20200921_A chromosome 22, DD_fGirMul_XY1, whole genome shotgun sequence genome, one window contains:
- the LOC124858698 gene encoding synapse differentiation-inducing gene protein 1 has translation MQGEEEADISLREGAGGREFCRHSGLINTHRLGAEPREALLFQGRMVVGAPPQQEYGRAPSQLLNPRTLLPHQAAPEPALRATSGLLLCPDGVLRVWGEAGGGDCCETTFIESPITTSSFSAAAPCSSKELLLFSDGKFVEFSGEEAKIPSLSYDIDDDDDFQELESDYSSESESEDAFLLLPPRDHLGLSVFSMLCCFWPLGIAAFYLSHETNKAVSKGDFHLASSSSRRALFLAVLSITIGTGIYVGVAVALIAYLSKNHQW, from the exons ATGCAGGGAGAAGAAGAGGCAGACATCTCACTGAGAGAAGGAGCAGGTGGAAGAGAGTTCTGCAGACACAGTGGTCTCATTAACACCCACAGGTTAGGGGCGGAGCCTCGGGAGGCGCTTCTGTTCCAGGGTCGCATGGTGGTGGGTGCGCCCCCTCAGCAGGAGTATGGCAGGGCTCCTTCCCAGCTCCTGAACCCCAGGACTCTCCTTCCCCACCAGGCAGCTCCAGAACCCGCCCTCAGAGCCACTTCTGGCCTCCTCCTGTGCCCAGACGGCGTCCTGCGAGTGTGGGGGGAGGCTGGGGGAGGCGATTGCTGTGAGACCACTTTCATCGAGAGCCCCATCACCACCTCCTCCTTCTCAGCTGCTGCTCCCTGCTCCTCAAAGgagttgctgctgttttctgatGGCAAGTTTGTGGAGTTTTCAGGAGAGGAAGCAAAGATTCCCTCGTTGTCATACGACATTGATGACGATGACGACTTCCAGGAGCTCGAG AGCGATTACTCCAGTGAGTCTGAGAGCGAGGACGCCTTCCTGCTGTTGCCTCCTAGAGATCACCTGGGCCTCAGCGTCTTCTCCATGCTCTGCTGCTTCTGGCCACTCGGCATCGCTGCCTTCTACCTGTCACACGAG ACCAACAAGGCGGTGTCTAAAGGTGACTTCCACCTGGCCAGCTCCAGCTCCAGACGGGCACTCTTCCTCGCCGTCTTGTCCATCACCATCGGAACTGGGATCTATGTGGGCGTGGCTGTGGCGCTCATTGCCTACTTGTCCAAGAACCACCAATGGTAG